The Flavobacterium praedii genome window below encodes:
- the ntrB gene encoding nitrate ABC transporter permease, translated as MSHSTSATIETQGQDIAHTKKKIIGGLIKKKTLKKASRYILEKAKSILFACIGLTIFCGFWSLLSYYTKEALPGPTATLTVLFEMLSDPFYDYGPNDKGIGLQLFVSIKTVLSGFLLGSLFAIPFGILIGASSIFKKIFYPIVQFLKPVSPLAWFPIGLVVFKDTGMATIFIVFITSLWSTLINTSFGVSTIPQDHKNVAKAFGFSKWRYLTKVVFPYTLPHIITGLRLSISVAWLVIVAGEMLSGGAGIGFFVWDSWNALSLEKVISAIIIIGFVGIIFDGFFTMIENKVSYKA; from the coding sequence ATGTCACATTCAACTTCAGCAACAATCGAAACCCAGGGGCAAGATATAGCCCACACTAAGAAGAAAATTATAGGTGGATTAATCAAGAAAAAAACACTTAAAAAAGCGTCACGCTATATTTTAGAAAAAGCAAAATCGATCCTATTTGCTTGTATTGGATTGACCATTTTTTGCGGATTTTGGAGTCTATTGAGTTATTATACCAAAGAGGCGCTTCCTGGGCCAACAGCAACCTTAACCGTATTATTCGAAATGTTAAGCGATCCATTTTATGATTATGGTCCGAATGACAAAGGAATTGGCTTGCAATTGTTTGTCTCCATCAAAACCGTTTTATCGGGTTTTTTATTGGGTTCTTTGTTTGCAATTCCTTTTGGAATTTTGATTGGTGCCAGTTCAATTTTCAAAAAAATATTTTACCCTATCGTTCAGTTCTTAAAACCGGTTTCGCCTTTGGCGTGGTTTCCTATTGGTTTGGTGGTTTTTAAAGACACCGGAATGGCGACTATTTTCATCGTGTTTATCACCTCTTTGTGGTCTACATTAATCAACACTTCTTTTGGGGTGAGTACCATTCCGCAAGATCATAAAAATGTAGCCAAGGCTTTTGGTTTCTCAAAATGGAGGTATTTGACCAAAGTTGTTTTTCCATACACCTTGCCACACATTATCACGGGATTGCGATTGAGTATCAGTGTGGCTTGGTTGGTTATTGTTGCCGGCGAAATGTTATCGGGTGGAGCAGGAATTGGATTTTTTGTTTGGGACAGCTGGAATGCATTGAGTTTGGAAAAAGTGATTTCGGCCATCATCATCATCGGCTTTGTCGGAATTATTTTTGACGGATTTTTTACAATGATTGAAAATAAAGTGTCTTATAAAGCGTAA
- a CDS encoding ABC transporter ATP-binding protein, translating to MSYLEIKDLEISFPTPKGKYIAVKDINLSIKKGEIISIIGHSGCGKSTIMNAIGGMLTPTGGSVVLDNKNIKGPGPDRGIVFQNYSLLPWLTVENNIFQAVDSVMDCSKAEKHEIVIQNLKMVNLFQHKDKLPGQLSGGMKQRVAIARAFAINPGVLLMDEPFGALDALTKGSMQLEVLKLWNLNNREKTIVMITHDIEEALFLSDRIVVLHNGPASTIREIVEVHLPRPRNKIEIVKTPEYIELRDHLLHLLTDHFSIEDMGVTYKS from the coding sequence ATGAGCTATTTAGAAATAAAAGATTTGGAAATTTCTTTTCCAACTCCAAAAGGGAAATACATTGCAGTAAAAGATATTAACCTTTCTATCAAAAAAGGTGAAATCATATCCATCATTGGACATTCGGGTTGTGGAAAATCAACGATTATGAACGCGATAGGAGGGATGCTTACCCCAACGGGCGGATCGGTAGTATTGGACAATAAGAATATCAAAGGACCAGGACCGGATCGCGGAATTGTTTTCCAAAACTATTCGTTATTGCCTTGGTTGACGGTGGAAAACAATATTTTTCAAGCGGTGGATTCGGTTATGGATTGTTCCAAAGCCGAGAAACACGAGATTGTGATTCAGAACCTCAAAATGGTGAATCTGTTCCAACACAAAGACAAATTACCGGGACAGCTTTCGGGCGGGATGAAACAAAGAGTGGCTATTGCGAGAGCGTTTGCCATCAATCCAGGAGTATTATTGATGGACGAACCTTTTGGTGCATTGGATGCTTTAACCAAAGGCTCGATGCAACTCGAAGTTTTGAAATTGTGGAATCTAAATAACAGAGAGAAAACCATCGTGATGATTACGCATGATATCGAAGAAGCGCTGTTCTTATCAGACCGAATTGTGGTTTTGCACAATGGCCCAGCTTCTACAATTAGAGAAATTGTTGAGGTTCATTTACCAAGACCTAGAAATAAAATTGAAATTGTAAAAACTCCTGAATATATTGAGTTGCGAGATCATTTATTGCATTTATTGACGGACCATTTTTCTATTGAAGATATGGGAGTTACTTACAAAAGTTAA